A genomic window from Planococcus rifietoensis includes:
- the ilvC gene encoding ketol-acid reductoisomerase: MAKMYYNQDVNDQALKGQTIAVIGYGSQGHAHAQNLNDSGFKVVVGVRPGKSFDQAKADGLEVATVAEAAQAGDVIMVLVPDERQTQIYEESIKPHLTAGKSLVFAHGFNVHFNQIVPPKDVDVFLVAPKGPGHLVRRTFEAGAGVPALFAVHQDVSGNAKDTALAYAKGVGAARAGILETTFKEETETDLFGEQAVLCGGVTSLVKAGFETLVEAGYQPELAYFECLHELKLIVDLMYEGGMSGMRYSISDTAQWGDFVSGPRIVDADTKARMKDVLTDIQTGKFAKGWLLENQLNRPEFTAIENAEAEHQIEQVGRELRAMMPFVNENKKPKEVAANVSN, from the coding sequence ATGGCAAAAATGTATTATAACCAAGACGTAAACGACCAGGCACTAAAAGGACAAACAATCGCGGTGATCGGCTACGGTTCGCAAGGCCATGCCCATGCGCAGAACTTAAATGATTCAGGATTCAAAGTAGTGGTCGGCGTAAGACCCGGCAAGTCATTCGATCAGGCAAAAGCAGACGGCCTGGAAGTGGCGACGGTCGCGGAAGCAGCGCAAGCAGGTGACGTTATCATGGTCCTCGTGCCGGATGAGCGTCAGACACAAATCTACGAAGAGTCGATCAAGCCGCATCTCACGGCTGGAAAATCGCTCGTCTTCGCACACGGTTTTAACGTTCATTTCAACCAAATCGTGCCGCCGAAAGATGTGGACGTGTTCCTTGTCGCCCCTAAAGGCCCGGGGCATCTTGTCCGCAGAACATTCGAAGCAGGAGCAGGTGTACCGGCATTGTTCGCAGTACATCAAGATGTATCCGGCAATGCGAAAGATACGGCTTTAGCTTATGCAAAAGGCGTCGGCGCTGCCCGTGCCGGAATCTTGGAGACGACGTTCAAGGAAGAAACGGAAACGGATCTATTCGGTGAACAAGCCGTACTATGCGGCGGGGTGACGTCACTTGTCAAAGCCGGATTCGAGACACTAGTGGAAGCAGGCTATCAGCCGGAACTGGCATACTTCGAATGCTTGCACGAACTGAAATTGATTGTTGACCTCATGTATGAAGGCGGCATGTCGGGCATGCGCTACTCGATCTCCGATACAGCGCAATGGGGAGATTTTGTATCCGGCCCGCGCATTGTCGATGCCGATACAAAAGCCCGCATGAAAGATGTATTGACGGATATCCAAACCGGCAAGTTCGCCAAAGGCTGGTTGCTTGAGAACCAATTGAACCGTCCGGAATTCACGGCGATCGAAAACGCTGAAGCGGAACACCAAATCGAACAAGTCGGACGCGAGTTGCGCGCCATGATGCCATTCGTCAATGAAAACAAAAAACCAAAAGAGGTGGCTGCTAATGTCTCAAATTGA
- the leuB gene encoding 3-isopropylmalate dehydrogenase: protein MEKTIAVLPGDGIGPEVTEAAVKVLKSIAMRYGHTFHWKFAAIGGAAVDEFGSPLPKETVEACEASDAILLGAVGGPKWDNNPAEQRPEKGLLNIRKHFDLFANVRPVKAVPALLGSSPLKEEIAREVDMVIVRELTGGLYFGEPKRHNENSAVDTLVYTRAEIERIVDQAFEMARSRRGKLASVDKANVLESSKLWRKVVEERKAGYPDVEVEHMLVDSAAMKLITNPRAFDVVVTENMFGDILSDEASVITGSLGMLPSASIRSDGFGLYEPVHGSAPDIAGQNKANPSAAILSAAMMLRQSFGMESEASSIEDAVMSVLEDGYCTGDLSACGNKVISTERFVEKVIEELEREFVSEHIMFSYV from the coding sequence ATGGAAAAGACAATCGCAGTATTGCCAGGAGACGGCATCGGACCAGAAGTAACAGAAGCAGCAGTAAAGGTGCTAAAATCCATTGCGATGCGCTATGGGCACACATTCCATTGGAAATTCGCGGCGATCGGGGGAGCGGCAGTCGATGAATTCGGTAGCCCGCTGCCAAAAGAAACCGTTGAAGCGTGTGAAGCGAGCGACGCCATCCTCCTCGGTGCGGTAGGCGGCCCGAAATGGGACAACAACCCCGCAGAACAGCGCCCCGAAAAAGGGCTGTTGAATATCCGCAAACACTTCGATTTGTTTGCCAACGTCCGCCCAGTCAAAGCGGTGCCGGCACTTCTCGGATCGTCCCCATTAAAAGAAGAAATCGCGCGTGAAGTGGACATGGTCATCGTCCGCGAATTGACTGGCGGCTTGTATTTCGGTGAACCGAAACGCCACAATGAAAATTCCGCAGTCGATACACTCGTCTACACACGCGCAGAAATCGAGCGCATCGTCGATCAGGCATTCGAAATGGCCCGCTCACGCCGCGGCAAACTGGCGTCCGTCGACAAAGCGAACGTCTTGGAATCCAGCAAGCTTTGGAGAAAAGTCGTTGAAGAACGCAAGGCCGGTTATCCGGACGTGGAAGTTGAGCATATGCTAGTCGATTCGGCTGCCATGAAATTGATCACTAACCCACGGGCATTCGACGTCGTGGTCACAGAGAACATGTTCGGCGACATCTTGAGCGACGAAGCATCGGTCATCACCGGCTCACTCGGCATGCTGCCGTCAGCGAGCATCCGTTCAGATGGATTCGGCTTGTATGAACCGGTACACGGCTCGGCACCGGATATCGCAGGGCAAAACAAAGCAAACCCGTCTGCTGCGATTTTGTCGGCTGCGATGATGCTGCGCCAGTCGTTCGGCATGGAGTCAGAAGCATCGTCGATTGAAGATGCAGTTATGAGCGTCCTTGAAGATGGCTATTGCACAGGCGATTTGTCGGCTTGCGGCAATAAAGTCATCTCAACGGAACGCTTTGTGGAAAAAGTCATCGAAGAATTGGAACGGGAATTCGTGTCGGAACACATCATGTTTTCCTACGTGTAA
- a CDS encoding 2-isopropylmalate synthase: MSQIDIFDTTLRDGEQSAGINLNTAEKIEIARQLERLGVTIIESGFPASSPGDFDAVQRIAGTVKNSIVTGLSRSMKADIDRTWDALKGAEQPHIHIFLATSPIHMEHKLMKTPEQVVDIAVESVRYAKKFFPLVQWSAEDASRSDPEFLAHIIKKVIEAGATTINLPDTVGYATPAEYGAMFRYMTENVPGIENVKLSAHCHNDLGMATANTLAAIENGATQVEGTINGIGERAGNVALEEIAVALHIRKQFYEIETGINLNEIKRSSQLVSQLTGSIIQPNKAVVGKNAFAHESGIHQDGMLKNPLTYEIITPELIGDAATELVLGKHSGRHAFRDRAVKMGFELPDAKLNEAFIEFKKLADRKKQITEDDLFVLLTDQQINDTETPIYELESVQVQYGTANIPTATASAIGPDGTAIHEAATGSGSVEAIFNTLERIVEGKVHILDYRVTSIGKGRDALGEAVINMSYDGETVTGRDVAQDVLEATAKAYFNAVNRQLVKQGNKTKIEAV, translated from the coding sequence ATGTCTCAAATTGATATTTTCGATACGACACTACGGGACGGAGAACAGTCGGCCGGGATCAACTTGAATACAGCTGAGAAAATCGAAATCGCCCGCCAGCTCGAACGTCTAGGCGTGACGATTATCGAATCGGGGTTCCCGGCTTCATCGCCAGGAGACTTCGACGCAGTGCAGCGGATAGCCGGTACGGTAAAGAACTCTATCGTAACGGGATTGTCCCGCTCCATGAAAGCGGATATCGACCGGACATGGGATGCCTTGAAGGGAGCGGAACAACCGCATATCCACATCTTCTTGGCAACGTCTCCTATCCATATGGAACATAAATTGATGAAAACACCGGAACAAGTTGTCGACATCGCTGTTGAATCTGTCCGTTATGCGAAGAAATTCTTCCCGCTCGTCCAATGGTCGGCGGAAGATGCTTCTCGTTCAGACCCGGAATTCTTGGCGCATATCATCAAGAAAGTCATCGAAGCAGGCGCGACCACAATCAATTTGCCGGATACGGTCGGCTATGCGACGCCGGCAGAATACGGGGCGATGTTCCGCTATATGACGGAAAACGTACCGGGCATCGAAAACGTCAAGCTATCAGCGCATTGCCATAACGATCTGGGCATGGCGACAGCGAATACGCTCGCGGCGATTGAAAACGGCGCGACGCAAGTCGAAGGCACGATCAACGGCATCGGTGAACGTGCAGGGAACGTCGCGTTGGAAGAAATTGCGGTGGCGCTCCATATCCGCAAGCAATTCTACGAAATCGAAACCGGCATTAATTTGAACGAGATCAAACGCTCGAGCCAATTGGTCAGCCAATTGACCGGCAGCATCATCCAGCCGAACAAAGCGGTTGTCGGAAAGAATGCTTTTGCCCATGAATCAGGCATCCACCAGGACGGCATGTTGAAAAACCCGCTGACCTATGAAATCATCACGCCGGAATTGATCGGCGATGCAGCGACTGAACTGGTCCTTGGCAAACATTCCGGCAGGCACGCATTCCGCGACCGTGCGGTGAAGATGGGCTTCGAGTTGCCTGACGCTAAATTGAATGAAGCGTTCATTGAATTCAAGAAACTCGCCGACCGTAAAAAACAGATCACAGAAGACGATTTGTTCGTCTTGTTGACCGACCAGCAAATCAATGACACCGAGACACCTATCTATGAGCTTGAAAGTGTGCAGGTGCAATACGGCACAGCGAATATCCCGACGGCGACAGCATCCGCTATCGGCCCGGACGGCACCGCGATTCACGAAGCAGCAACCGGCTCCGGATCGGTCGAAGCGATATTCAATACACTTGAACGCATCGTCGAAGGCAAAGTGCACATCCTGGACTACCGTGTAACATCTATCGGCAAAGGCCGCGATGCACTCGGCGAAGCCGTTATCAATATGAGCTACGACGGAGAGACCGTTACTGGCCGCGACGTCGCACAGGATGTGTTGGAAGCGACCGCAAAAGCTTATTTCAACGCAGTGAATCGCCAGCTTGTGAAACAGGGAAATAAAACGAAGATCGAAGCAGTGTAA
- the ilvN gene encoding acetolactate synthase small subunit: MKRVITTTVINQSGVLNRVTGLLMKRQFNIESISVGHTEQAGISKMTFVVNVEDKGKLEQLLKQLQKQIDVLKVNDITDKAMVMRELALIKVVAPPAARSEIYSIVEPFRATVVDMSKNVTTFQVTGDPEKIEAFIDLMKPYGIKELTRTGVSAFVRETQKAHTPQLNIL, from the coding sequence ATGAAGCGAGTAATCACAACAACAGTCATCAACCAGAGCGGCGTCTTGAACCGGGTTACCGGGCTGTTGATGAAACGCCAATTCAATATTGAAAGCATTTCAGTCGGACATACTGAACAAGCAGGCATATCCAAAATGACTTTCGTCGTCAATGTGGAAGATAAAGGGAAGCTGGAGCAATTGCTCAAACAGCTACAAAAGCAGATTGACGTCTTGAAAGTCAATGACATTACCGATAAGGCGATGGTCATGAGAGAACTCGCATTGATTAAAGTGGTCGCACCGCCCGCAGCGCGCAGCGAGATCTACAGCATCGTCGAACCGTTCCGCGCGACGGTGGTCGATATGAGCAAAAACGTCACCACGTTCCAAGTAACAGGCGACCCTGAGAAAATCGAAGCCTTCATCGATTTGATGAAGCCATACGGCATCAAAGAATTAACAAGAACCGGAGTATCCGCTTTTGTCAGAGAAACGCAAAAAGCCCATACACCGCAATTGAACATCCTTTAA
- the leuC gene encoding 3-isopropylmalate dehydratase large subunit translates to MAKTIIEKIWEQHIVFEEPGKPDLLYIDLHLLHEVTSPQAFEGLRLNGRKVRRPDLCFATMDHNVPTRNRSVIKDPISRKQIKTLQENCDEFGVPLAGINHPDQGIVHVIGPELGLTQPGKTIVCGDSHTSTHGAFGALAFGIGTSEVEHVLSTQTLWQSKPKTMEIRIDGELGFGVSAKDVILAIISKYGVDMGTGHIIEYTGEAIRNLSMEERMTICNMSIEAGARAGLVSPDETTVEYLRGRRNVPEGEAFEHEAGRWLALATDEGASYDVSHTIHADDISPFVTWGTNPSMGSGIAERVPTAADYDKQEDRDALGQALAYMQLEEGAPLSSIAIQHVFIGSCTNARLSDLRAASEIVKGRTVHPSVTAIVVPGSETVKRAAEAEGLDQVFLRAGFEWRETGCSMCLAMNEDAVPAGERCASTSNRNFEGRQGAGSMTHLVSPVMAAAAAIEGHLTDVRKFMNEPVPSA, encoded by the coding sequence ATGGCAAAAACGATTATTGAAAAAATCTGGGAACAGCATATTGTATTCGAAGAACCGGGAAAACCCGACCTGTTGTATATCGACCTTCACCTCCTGCATGAAGTCACTTCTCCGCAGGCATTTGAAGGCTTGCGCTTGAACGGCCGAAAAGTGCGGCGTCCGGATTTGTGCTTTGCGACGATGGACCATAACGTGCCGACGCGCAACCGCTCAGTGATCAAAGACCCGATTTCCCGCAAGCAAATCAAGACGCTTCAGGAAAACTGTGATGAGTTTGGGGTGCCGCTTGCAGGCATCAATCATCCCGACCAAGGCATCGTCCACGTCATCGGACCGGAACTCGGCCTCACACAGCCCGGCAAGACGATTGTCTGCGGTGATAGCCATACGTCCACGCACGGCGCGTTCGGCGCGTTGGCATTCGGCATCGGGACAAGTGAAGTAGAGCATGTGTTGTCGACGCAGACGCTGTGGCAGTCCAAGCCGAAAACGATGGAAATCCGCATCGACGGAGAGCTTGGCTTCGGTGTTTCCGCAAAAGACGTCATTCTTGCGATCATCTCGAAGTACGGCGTCGATATGGGGACAGGGCATATCATTGAATACACCGGTGAAGCGATCCGCAATTTATCGATGGAAGAACGCATGACGATCTGCAATATGTCCATCGAAGCGGGCGCACGCGCCGGCCTTGTCAGCCCAGACGAAACAACAGTCGAATATTTGCGCGGCAGAAGAAATGTCCCAGAAGGCGAAGCGTTCGAGCACGAAGCTGGGCGCTGGCTGGCGCTGGCAACAGACGAAGGCGCGAGCTACGATGTGTCGCATACCATCCATGCGGACGACATCTCCCCATTTGTTACATGGGGCACCAATCCGTCGATGGGCTCAGGCATTGCTGAACGTGTGCCGACAGCGGCGGATTACGACAAGCAGGAAGACCGGGATGCTTTGGGCCAAGCGCTTGCTTATATGCAATTGGAAGAAGGCGCACCGTTATCATCCATCGCGATCCAGCATGTCTTTATCGGCTCATGCACAAATGCTCGCCTCAGCGATTTGCGGGCAGCAAGTGAAATCGTCAAAGGCAGAACGGTGCATCCGTCGGTCACGGCGATTGTCGTACCGGGCTCTGAGACCGTCAAGCGTGCAGCTGAAGCGGAAGGGCTTGACCAAGTGTTCTTGCGGGCAGGCTTTGAATGGCGCGAGACAGGCTGCAGCATGTGCCTCGCCATGAATGAGGATGCTGTACCGGCAGGCGAACGCTGCGCTTCTACATCGAACCGCAATTTTGAAGGGCGCCAAGGTGCAGGGTCGATGACGCATTTGGTCTCACCCGTAATGGCGGCTGCGGCTGCGATTGAAGGGCATTTGACGGATGTCCGAAAGTTTATGAACGAACCTGTGCCCTCGGCATAA
- the tuf gene encoding elongation factor Tu, translated as MGKAKFDRSKTHANIGTIGHVDHGKTTLTAAIATVLARASGGEARSYDQIDNAPEEKERGITINTSHVEYETETRHYAHVDCPGHADYVKNMITGAAQMDGGILVVSAADGPMPQTREHILLSRQVGVPYLVVFMNKCDMVDDEELLELVEMEVRDLLSEYDFPGDDIPVIKGSALKALEGEPEWEEKIIELMNAVDEYIPTPERDTDKPFMMPVEDVFSITGRGTVATGRVERGQIKVGDNVDIIGINEEAKSTTVTGVEMFRKLLDYAEAGDNIGALLRGVSRDDIQRGQVLAKPGTITPHTTFKAEVYVLSKEEGGRHTPFFTNYRPQFYFRTTDVTGVCNLPEGVEMVMPGDNIEMNVELISPIALEEGTKFSIREGGRTVGAGVVASIQK; from the coding sequence ATGGGTAAAGCTAAATTTGACCGTTCTAAAACACACGCTAACATTGGTACAATCGGACACGTTGACCATGGTAAAACAACTTTGACTGCAGCAATCGCTACAGTTCTTGCTAGAGCATCAGGCGGGGAAGCTCGTTCTTACGACCAAATCGATAACGCACCTGAAGAAAAAGAGCGCGGTATCACAATCAACACTTCTCACGTTGAGTACGAAACTGAAACACGCCACTACGCACACGTTGACTGCCCAGGTCACGCTGACTATGTTAAAAACATGATCACTGGTGCTGCACAAATGGACGGCGGGATCCTAGTAGTATCTGCTGCTGACGGCCCAATGCCACAAACTCGTGAGCACATCTTGCTTTCACGTCAAGTAGGCGTACCTTACCTTGTAGTATTCATGAACAAATGCGACATGGTAGACGACGAAGAGCTTCTTGAGCTAGTTGAAATGGAAGTTCGCGACCTATTGTCTGAATATGACTTCCCTGGCGATGACATCCCAGTCATCAAAGGTTCTGCACTTAAAGCTCTTGAAGGAGAGCCAGAGTGGGAAGAAAAAATCATCGAATTGATGAACGCTGTTGATGAGTACATCCCAACTCCAGAGCGCGACACTGACAAACCATTCATGATGCCTGTTGAGGATGTATTCTCAATCACTGGCCGTGGTACAGTTGCAACTGGCCGTGTTGAGCGTGGACAAATCAAAGTTGGCGATAACGTTGACATCATCGGTATCAACGAAGAAGCTAAATCTACAACTGTTACAGGCGTAGAAATGTTCCGTAAATTGCTTGACTACGCTGAAGCTGGCGACAACATTGGCGCACTTCTTCGCGGAGTTTCCCGTGACGATATCCAGCGTGGACAAGTTCTTGCTAAACCAGGCACAATCACTCCACATACAACTTTCAAAGCGGAAGTTTATGTTCTTTCAAAAGAAGAGGGTGGACGTCACACTCCATTCTTCACAAACTACCGTCCGCAGTTCTACTTCCGTACAACTGACGTAACTGGCGTTTGTAACCTTCCTGAAGGAGTAGAAATGGTTATGCCTGGCGACAACATCGAAATGAATGTTGAGCTTATCTCACCAATCGCTCTTGAAGAAGGTACTAAGTTCTCTATCCGTGAGGGTGGACGTACTGTAGGCGCTGGCGTTGTAGCTTCTATCCAGAAGTAA
- the ilvE gene encoding branched-chain-amino-acid transaminase encodes MTEQVIYMNGEFVKKEDAKVSVYDHGFLYGDGVFEGIRSYNGNVFRLEEHLERLYDSAKSVMLEIPHTFEEMTQLVVETLRQNKLKDAYIRLVVSRGVGNLGLDPFSCAKPNVIVIAEPLSLFPKALYDSGIEIVSVASRRSRSDVLSPKVKSLNYMNNILVKIEASLAGVSEALMLNDQGYVAEGSADNIFIVRKNKLLTPPGYVGALEGITRNAIMEVAAEKGYQMEEGVFTRHDVYVADEVFLTGTAAEVIAVIKVDGRVIGDGKPGPVTNDLLEAFRELVQQDGVKVYNEEHLNVV; translated from the coding sequence ATGACTGAACAAGTAATCTATATGAATGGTGAATTTGTAAAAAAAGAAGATGCCAAGGTTTCAGTTTATGATCATGGCTTCCTATATGGCGACGGAGTCTTCGAAGGCATTCGTTCATACAACGGAAATGTCTTTCGTTTAGAAGAACACCTGGAGCGCCTTTACGATTCGGCTAAATCAGTGATGCTTGAAATTCCGCATACTTTCGAAGAAATGACGCAGCTGGTCGTGGAAACGCTGCGGCAAAACAAACTGAAGGACGCCTATATCCGCTTGGTCGTCTCACGCGGAGTTGGGAATCTCGGGCTCGATCCATTCAGCTGTGCAAAGCCGAATGTCATCGTCATCGCAGAGCCGCTTTCTTTATTCCCGAAAGCCTTGTACGACAGCGGCATTGAAATCGTCTCGGTCGCTTCAAGAAGAAGCCGCTCAGACGTCCTTAGCCCGAAAGTGAAATCATTGAACTATATGAACAATATCTTAGTGAAGATTGAAGCAAGCCTAGCTGGTGTCTCTGAAGCACTCATGCTGAACGATCAGGGCTATGTGGCTGAAGGATCGGCCGATAATATCTTCATCGTCCGCAAAAACAAATTGCTGACGCCTCCCGGTTATGTAGGAGCACTCGAAGGAATTACGCGCAACGCCATCATGGAAGTCGCAGCTGAAAAAGGTTACCAAATGGAAGAGGGCGTCTTTACTAGACACGATGTCTATGTCGCAGACGAAGTGTTCCTGACAGGGACGGCGGCAGAAGTCATCGCCGTCATCAAAGTGGATGGACGCGTGATCGGCGACGGCAAGCCAGGACCTGTCACGAATGACCTGTTAGAAGCATTCCGTGAGCTGGTGCAGCAAGACGGCGTTAAAGTGTATAACGAAGAACATTTAAACGTAGTATAA
- the leuD gene encoding 3-isopropylmalate dehydratase small subunit gives MKPINEISSVLTPLDRKNVDTDQIISKEFLKRIERTGFGKYLFYHWRFGADGKPNQDFVLNDPRFQGSEILVAQENFGCGSSREHAPWAILDYGFRVVISPSYADIFYNNCVKNGILPIRLEEAEVAALLEKGKQAPYRLDVDLKNQTVTAEDGASYSFDIDPYWKEMLLNGWDEIALTIQYDSYIQAYEEKTQQAQ, from the coding sequence TTGAAACCCATCAATGAAATTTCGAGCGTCTTGACGCCGCTCGACCGCAAAAACGTCGATACCGACCAAATCATTTCAAAGGAATTCCTCAAGCGCATCGAGCGTACAGGGTTCGGGAAGTATTTGTTCTACCATTGGCGTTTTGGCGCTGACGGTAAGCCGAATCAAGACTTTGTCTTAAATGATCCGCGCTTCCAAGGTTCCGAGATCCTTGTGGCGCAGGAAAACTTCGGTTGCGGCTCGTCCCGTGAACACGCGCCGTGGGCCATCCTGGACTACGGTTTCCGTGTCGTCATCTCGCCGAGTTATGCGGATATCTTCTATAATAACTGTGTGAAGAACGGCATCTTGCCGATCCGCCTCGAAGAAGCGGAAGTGGCTGCCTTGCTGGAAAAAGGCAAACAGGCGCCGTACCGTCTTGATGTCGACCTAAAAAACCAAACGGTGACGGCAGAAGATGGCGCCAGCTATTCGTTCGACATCGATCCGTACTGGAAAGAAATGCTGTTGAACGGCTGGGATGAGATCGCCTTGACGATTCAATACGATTCCTATATCCAGGCATACGAAGAAAAAACGCAGCAAGCCCAATAA
- the ilvB gene encoding biosynthetic-type acetolactate synthase large subunit: MGVNVKVREELKQGLSGSGADVLIQSLKQQGVEIIFGYPGGAVLPIYDALHRNPIRHILARHEQGAIHAAEGYARVSGKPGVVIATSGPGATNLVTGIADAMLDSLPLVIFTGQVATSVIGTDAFQEADIVSITQPITKHNYQVKKAEDLPRIIKEAFFIASTGRPGPVVVDIPKDVSTMLFAGSEEQADADVYLPGYQPTISPNYLQIQKAVQLLSKAKKPVILAGAGVLAARASEELQAFAEHHQIPIVNTLLGLGTIGGDHELFLGMGGMHGTYAANTAICECDVLLNIGARFDDRLTGNLASFAPNAEVIHIDIDPAEIGKNVPTAIPIVSDAKAALVELLKSNFESPDTEEWRGKLNAYQEAYPLQYHQKERKGIMPQQAVELIHRLTGGDAIVTTDVGQHQMWTAQYYRFNNPHNWVTSGGLGTMGFGFPAAIGAKFARPEETVVAVVGDAGFQMTLQELSLLQEYRLPVKIVILNNQSLGMVRQWQETFYEERYSQSMMPVQPDFVKLAAAYDLDGYKVETMEEAEEVFKKAFESDGPALIDCRVIQLECVYPMVAPGKGLNEMIGVKGE; this comes from the coding sequence TTGGGAGTAAACGTAAAGGTCAGAGAAGAACTCAAACAAGGATTATCCGGCAGCGGGGCAGACGTATTAATTCAATCATTGAAACAGCAGGGTGTTGAGATCATTTTTGGCTACCCAGGAGGTGCGGTTCTGCCAATCTACGATGCTTTGCATCGAAACCCGATCCGTCACATATTAGCGAGACACGAACAAGGCGCGATCCATGCAGCGGAAGGCTACGCCAGAGTTTCCGGAAAACCAGGAGTGGTCATTGCAACGTCCGGGCCTGGAGCGACGAACCTCGTCACCGGGATTGCGGATGCCATGCTCGATTCATTGCCACTCGTCATCTTCACCGGGCAAGTTGCTACATCGGTTATCGGAACCGATGCTTTCCAGGAAGCGGATATCGTCAGCATCACACAGCCGATCACGAAACATAATTACCAAGTGAAAAAAGCGGAAGACTTGCCGCGGATCATCAAGGAGGCATTCTTCATCGCTTCAACAGGGCGTCCGGGACCAGTCGTCGTCGATATCCCGAAAGATGTATCCACGATGCTGTTCGCCGGAAGTGAAGAACAAGCGGATGCAGATGTATACTTACCGGGCTATCAACCGACCATCTCGCCGAATTATCTGCAGATCCAAAAGGCAGTGCAATTGCTGTCCAAAGCGAAAAAGCCGGTGATTCTAGCCGGTGCCGGAGTATTGGCAGCGAGAGCTTCCGAAGAGCTTCAAGCATTTGCGGAACATCATCAAATCCCGATCGTGAACACCCTGCTTGGACTTGGAACAATCGGCGGCGACCATGAATTGTTCCTCGGCATGGGAGGCATGCACGGAACGTATGCAGCGAACACGGCAATTTGCGAATGTGATGTCTTACTCAACATCGGAGCCCGTTTTGACGACAGGCTCACCGGCAATTTGGCATCATTCGCGCCGAACGCGGAAGTCATCCATATCGATATCGATCCTGCAGAAATCGGGAAGAACGTCCCGACAGCCATCCCGATCGTGTCGGATGCCAAAGCGGCATTGGTCGAGCTATTGAAAAGCAATTTCGAAAGCCCGGACACAGAAGAATGGCGCGGCAAGCTCAATGCTTACCAAGAAGCTTACCCGCTTCAGTATCATCAAAAAGAACGAAAAGGCATCATGCCTCAGCAAGCTGTCGAATTGATCCACCGCTTGACGGGCGGCGATGCGATCGTCACAACGGATGTCGGACAACACCAAATGTGGACGGCTCAGTATTACCGCTTCAACAACCCGCATAACTGGGTGACATCCGGTGGGCTTGGGACGATGGGCTTCGGCTTCCCGGCAGCGATCGGGGCGAAGTTCGCAAGACCGGAAGAAACGGTCGTGGCCGTGGTCGGCGATGCCGGTTTCCAAATGACTTTGCAGGAATTGTCGCTATTGCAGGAATACCGCCTGCCGGTAAAGATCGTCATCTTGAACAACCAAAGCCTTGGGATGGTTCGCCAGTGGCAAGAAACCTTCTATGAGGAACGTTATTCCCAATCGATGATGCCCGTGCAGCCGGATTTCGTAAAACTGGCAGCCGCTTATGATCTCGACGGCTATAAGGTCGAAACGATGGAAGAAGCGGAAGAAGTATTCAAAAAAGCGTTTGAATCAGATGGCCCAGCGCTCATCGATTGCCGGGTAATCCAACTCGAATGTGTGTACCCGATGGTGGCGCCAGGCAAAGGGCTCAACGAAATGATCGGGGTGAAAGGCGAATGA